A genomic window from Silene latifolia isolate original U9 population chromosome Y, ASM4854445v1, whole genome shotgun sequence includes:
- the LOC141631504 gene encoding uncharacterized protein LOC141631504: protein MKAAQDRQKSYAYIRRRPLEFEVGDKVFLKVSSMKGVKRFGIKRKLRPKYVSPYEVIKITSPVAYKLELPANLGEVHDVFLIFQLRKQISDPSHVLQTEVLEIEPNLTYEERLIRILDKKKHTLEIMFYL, encoded by the coding sequence ATGAAGGCAGCTCAAGATAGACAGAAATCTTATGCATATATAAGACGACGACCTTTGGAGTTCGAAGTGGGTGACAAGGTGTTCCTCAAAGTTTCATCGATGAAGGGTGTTAAAAGGTTTGGGATCAAAAGGAAGTTGAGGCCTAAGTATGTGAGTCCTTATGAGGTGATCAAGATAACTAGTCCGGTGGCATATAAGTTGGAGTTGCCAGCTAATCTTGGGGAGGTTCATGACGTGTTCCTTATTTTTCAGCTAAGGAAGCAGATTAGCGATCCCAGTCACGTCCTGCAAACTGAAGTCTTGGAAATTGAGCCTAACCTGACCTATGAGGAGCGACTTATTCGCATCTTGGATAAAAAGAAACACACCTTAGAAATAATGTTTTACCTTTAG